The nucleotide window GCTGACCGGAGACGATGCCGAGCGAGGCGATGAAGAAGCCGACGACCCAGCAGGTTCCGGCCGCGACCATCGATGCGCGCGGACCGTTCTTCTCCACCCAGGGGCCGAAGACGGCCGAGGAGATGCCGAGCATGAGGATCGCGATCGAGAAGATCCAGCCGATCGAGACCTCACCGGCATCGAAGTGCGACATGAACGGGATCTTGAAGACGCTGAATGCGTAGACCTGGCCGATGCACAGGTGGATGGCCAGGGCCGCCGGTGGGATCAGCCACCGATTGAAGTGCTTCGGCGCGACGATGGCCGAACGCGTGAGAATGGAAGCCACGGGAAGTCCTTTTCTGAAGTGGAACTCGTGTCACCGTTGACAACGGAGAGTGGACGAGAGGCCGGGCCGGGGGTGACCCGACCGACTCATATTCCACTAAAGGCTATGTCGCTCACAATGAAAACGCGAGGAATACACAGCACTTTGTGCAGAAAAGACAGGTGTTTCCTGCCATTCGGGACTTCCTCAGAGCTGGGCAGAGCTCAGAGGTTGATGACGCTCAGAGTCGGATGACGATCAGAGATTGATGGTGACGTCGGCCTGCTTGCGCAGCTTCTTCGCGAACTTCTGCGTCGCCTCCTGAGACTTCTGGTTCTTCACCTGCTCCTTGAGCTGGGGGCGCATCTCGTCGATCGAAGGCATCTCCTGCTGCTGTCCGCCCTGCTGGGCCATCTGCTCCTGCTGGGTCTTCGCCTGTTCGTAGGCCTGGCCGATCTCCTCGCCGCTGACCTTGAACTCACCGTATTCGTCTTCGACGAGGTTTTCGATCTTCATCTGGTTCTGAAGTTCCGAGCGGACCTTCTTCTCATCCATGCCCTGGTCCTTCATGGCCTTGAGGAAGTCTTTCTCGCTCATCTGACCGGACTTGGCGGATTCTTTGAGGCCCTTGTCGACGTCCTTGTCCGTCACCGAGATCTTGCGCTTATCGGCTTCTTGGACGAGCACCTCGGTGCTCACGAGATTCTCCGCAGTCTGCTTCTTCAGGTCTTTCTCGTTGACCGGCTGGCCCGACTGCTGAGCCTGCATCTGCATCTGCTGGTACTGGGTTTCGAACAGGGGGACGAACTCCTCCTTCGTGATCTTCTTGCCGTTGACCTCGGCGACCACCTTGGGGATGTCCTTCGTATTCGGCTTGCTCTGCTGGTTCTGTTGGCTCTGATCAGCGGAGTCGGCACCGGGGGACTGCTCGGCGGCGGCCGAGGACTCCTGCGGTTTCGCGTCGTCGCCCTGACTTCCGCATGCGGCCAGCGCCACCACGGAGACGGACATGGCCAGACCCAGCAACCACCGGTTCGTTCGCACAATCACTCCTGCTTGTCGTCTACAGCCTGTCAGGCTAACAGGAGCGGCTCCCCGAAGTATGTGCGGAGTATGAGTATCGCTTGGCAGGGTGGATTGAGCGGGTTCTGCTCAGCCGATGGGGCGGGCTCTGCTCAGCCGATGGGGGCGGTCGGTGGGGGACTGACGGTGGGCCGCCTCGGCGGGTACACTGCGTCTACCGGCAGGGCGCGGCGACGGATCCGCGTCACCGGCGGCGAAGGGAGACGAAATGGAATCGACGTTTCGCGGGGTGTTCCTCACCTGCACCGACCCCGAGGCGACCGCCGCCTTCTACCGCGAGATCGCCGGTCTTCCGCTCGAGACGGCAGGCGATGAGAACTACACGTACTTCGTCATCGATGCCGAGGGAATCCAGATCGCCCTCCACGGTGCGGAAGCCTTCGCCGACTACGCATTCCCGCCCGTTGCCGAGTCGAACCTCACCCACCTGTACTTCCGGATCCTCGACCAGGCGGAGTTCCTCGAACGGATCAAGGGGACGGGCGTGCCGCTCATCGAGGTCGATGACGTCGTCGTCACCGTCGAGGACCCCGACGGTCGGAAGGTCATGTTCGGCACGGCGTGAGGGGTCGACGCGCGCGGTCACTCGGCAGGGCCGTGCCCGAGCACCGCGCCGAGGCCCTGACGGAGGTCGTCGATGAAGAAGTCTCGCACCTCGAGGGACGGGAAGTGGCCTCCTCTCGGGGCCGTCTGCCAGCGAACGATGTTGCGGTAGCGTTCCTGTGACAGCGCGCGAGGGTACCGCTCGATATCGTGCGGGTACATCGTGATCGCGGTGGGAACGTCGACGCGCAGGTCGGGGTCGAGGGAGTCGTGGCTTTCGGCATAGATCCGCGCCGAGGAGGCGCCGGTGCGCATGAGCCAATACAGGGAGACGTTGTCGAGCAGTCGGTCGCGGGAGATCGTCTCGAACGGACTGTCACGGGTGTCCGTCCATTCGGCGAACTTATCGAGGATCCAGGCGAGTTGGCCGACCGGCGAATCGACGAGGGCGTAGCCGATGGTCTGCGGGCGTGTGGCCTGCTGGTGCGCATAGGCGGCGCGATTCGTCCAGAAGTCTTCGGCATCGAGAGCCCAGGCGCGCTCGCCTTCGGTCAGATCTTCCAGGGAGGCTCCGGGGACGCCGGGTGCGTAGGTGGTGTGGATTCCGATGAGGTGCT belongs to Brevibacterium spongiae and includes:
- a CDS encoding SurA N-terminal domain-containing protein; translation: MRTNRWLLGLAMSVSVVALAACGSQGDDAKPQESSAAAEQSPGADSADQSQQNQQSKPNTKDIPKVVAEVNGKKITKEEFVPLFETQYQQMQMQAQQSGQPVNEKDLKKQTAENLVSTEVLVQEADKRKISVTDKDVDKGLKESAKSGQMSEKDFLKAMKDQGMDEKKVRSELQNQMKIENLVEDEYGEFKVSGEEIGQAYEQAKTQQEQMAQQGGQQQEMPSIDEMRPQLKEQVKNQKSQEATQKFAKKLRKQADVTINL
- a CDS encoding VOC family protein; this encodes MESTFRGVFLTCTDPEATAAFYREIAGLPLETAGDENYTYFVIDAEGIQIALHGAEAFADYAFPPVAESNLTHLYFRILDQAEFLERIKGTGVPLIEVDDVVVTVEDPDGRKVMFGTA